The following coding sequences are from one Ornithorhynchus anatinus isolate Pmale09 chromosome 11, mOrnAna1.pri.v4, whole genome shotgun sequence window:
- the SLC37A4 gene encoding glucose-6-phosphate exchanger SLC37A4 isoform X1, which produces MGPPAYGPYRARIFSAMFVGYTLYYFNRKTFSFVMPALMGDIALDKDDLGLITSSQSAAYAVSKFVSGVLSDRISARWLFSSGLLLVGLVNVAFSRSSTVPVFATLWFLNGLAQGFGWPPCGKVLRKWFEPSQFGTWWAVLSTSMNLAGGLGPILVTLLAQTYSWRSTLALSGALCAAVSFLCLGLIRNEPADVGLRNLDLAPSEGEKGPSSPDSTLRELLLSPYLWVLSTGYLVVFGVKTCCTDWGQLFLIQEKGQTALVGSSYMSALEIGGLVGSVAAGYLSDRAVARVGLSLYGNPRHGLLLGMMAGMAASMYLFRVTVTAHSSKGSPFWTLALGPLADVTGFTEQELWILVLGAIFGFSSCGPIALFGVIANESAPPNLCGTSHAVVALMANVGGFLAGLPFSTIAKHYSWDTAFRVAEVTCGVSTLAFFLLRNVRTKMGRVAKKAE; this is translated from the exons atgGGCCCGCCGGCCTACGGCCCCTACCGGGCCCGGATTTTCTCGGCCATGTTCGTGGGCTACACCCTCTACTACTTCAACCGCAAGACCTTCTCCTTCGTCATGCCCGCCCTCATGGGCGACATCGCGCTGGACAAGGATGACCTGG GGCTCATCACCAGCAGCCAGTCGGCGGCCTACGCCGTCAGCAAGTTCGTGAGCGGTGTCCTGTCGGACCGGATAAGCGCCCGCTGGCTCTTCTCGTCCGGCCTGCTGTTGGTGGGGCTGGTCAACGTGGCGTTCTCCCGGAGCTCCACCGTGCCCGTCTTCGCCACCCTCTGGTTCCTCAACGGCCTGGCGCAGGGGTTCGGCTGGCCGCCCTGCGGGAAGGTGCTGCGCAAG TGGTTCGAGCCGTCGCAGTTCGGCACGTGGTGGGCCGTCCTGTCGACCAGCATGAACCTGGCGGGGGGCCTGGGCCCCATCCTGGTGACGCTCCTGGCGCAGACGTACAGCTGGCGCAGCACCCTGGCGCTGTCGGGCGCCCTGTGCGCGGCCGTCTCCTTCCTGTGCCTCGGCCTGATCCGCAACGAGCCGGCCGACGTGGGTTTGCGTAACCTCGACCTCGCCCCGTCCGAGGGCGAGAAGG GCCCCTCGAGCCCGGACAGCACCCTGAGGGAGCTGCTGCTGTCCCCCTACCTGTGGGTGCTCTCCACCGGCTACCTGGTGGTCTTCGGGGTCAAGACCTGCTGCACCGACTGGGGCCAGCTCTTCCtcatccaggagaaggggcagacCGCCCTCGTGG gcAGCTCCTACATGAGCGCGTTGGAAATCGGAGGCCTGGTGGGAAGCGTGGCGGCCGGATACCTCTCGGACCGGGCCGTGGCCAGG GTGGGACTCTCTCTGTACGGGAACCCCCGGCACGGGCTGCTGCTCGGCATGATGGCGGGAATGGCCGCCTCCATGTACCTGTTCCGCGTCACCGTCACCGCCCACTCCTCCAAG GGCTCTCCCTTCTGGACTCTGGCTCTGGGCCCTCTGGCCGACGTCACGGGCTTCACAGAGCAGGAG CTCTGGATCCTGGTCCTGGGCGCCATCTTCGGCTTCTCCTCCTGCGGCCCCATCGCCCTGTTCGGGGTCATCGCCAACGAGAGCGCGCCCCCCAACCTGTGCGGCACCTCCCACGCCGTCGTGGCGCTCATGGCTAACG TGGGAGGCTTCCTGGCCGGGCTGCCCTTCAGCACCATCGCCAAGCACTACAGCTGGGACACGGCCTTCCGGGTGGCCGAGGTGACCTGCGGGGTCAGCACCCTCGCTTTCTTCCTCCTCCGTAACGTCCGCACCAAGATGGGCCGGGTGGCCAAAAAGGCCGAGtga
- the TRAPPC4 gene encoding trafficking protein particle complex subunit 4 has product MRGRGPGRRGRAAMAIFSVYVVNKAGGLIYQLDSYAPRAEAEKTFSYPLDLLLKLHDERILVAFGQRDGIRVGHAILSINGVDVNGKYTGDGKEVLDYLANPANYPVAIRFGRPRLTSNEKLMLASMFHSLFAIGSQLSPEQGSSGIEMLETDTFKLHCFQTLTGIKFVVLADPRQAGIDSLLRKIYEIYSDFALKNPFYSLEMPIRCELFDQNLKQALEVAEKAGTFGPGS; this is encoded by the exons atgcgcgggcgggggccggggagaaggggTCGGGCCGCCATGGCCATCTTCAGCGTCTACGTGGTGAACAAGGCCGGGGGCCTCATCTACCAGCTGGACAGCTACGCCCCGCGCGCCGAGGCCGAGAAGACCTTCAGCTACCCCCTCGACCTGCTGCTCAAGCTGCACGACGAGCGGATCCTCGTCGCCTTCGGACAGCGCGATGGCAtcaggg TGGGTCACGCAATACTGTCCATCAACGGCGTGGATGTGAACGGCAAGTACACGGGGGACGGGAAGGAGGTGCTGGACTACCTGGCCAACCCTGCCAACTACCCCGTGGCCATCCGCTTCGGCCGGCCCCGCCTCACCTCCAACGAGAAGCTCATGCTGGCCTCCATGTTCCACTC GCTGTTCGCCATCGGCTCCCAGCTGTCCCCGGAGCAGGGCAGCTCCGGTATCGAGATGCTGGAGACGGACACGTTCAAGCTCCATTGTTTCCAGACGCTGACAG GGATCAAGTTTGTGGTGCTGGCGGACCCCCGTCAGGCGGGGATCGACTCCCTCCTGCGCAAGATCTACGAGATCTACTCCGACTTTGCCCTCAAGAATCCCTTCTATTCCCTGGAGATGCCCATCAG GTGTGAGCTGTTTGACCAAAACCTGAAGCAAGCActggaagtggcagagaaggcTGGGACCTTTGGGCCGGGGTCGTAG
- the CENATAC gene encoding centrosomal AT-AC splicing factor, producing the protein MAPGRRCALCRQSFFTGRGHVYSRKHRRQLQLALARLLPQVEAARKAIRAARVERPSGEERERRCWCPCCACEVPRHVAHGALAVPHAGLLQHLASPEHKKATNKFWWENKAEAQLKEKFIVSPQDYARFKKSMIKALDSYEEKEDEVIKEMAAQIRQVEQSRQEVVRSVLEPQGALDPGEGCSALCDWPGPDREGAQTSNAQQPPALLSPPELDWMEAAQPLTFIGHQDVPGRGNVHTGATPPWLQAEDSAPAPSREIGPSYEEFLREKEKRKVRQLPPGRVGANFDHSSSTDAGWLPSFGRVWNNGRRWQSRHQFRAESGARGARAHRVKN; encoded by the exons aTGGCGCCGGGCCGGCGCTGCGCGCTGTGCCGCCAGAGCTTCTTCACCGGCCGCGGACACGTCTACAGCCGCAAGCACCGGCGGCAGCTGCAGCTGGCCCTGGCGCGGCTGCTGCCCCag gtGGAAGCGGCGCGCAAGGCCATCCGTGCGGCCCGCGTGGAGCGCCCGTCGGGCGAGGAGCGGGAGCGGCGCTGCTGGTGCCCGTGCTGCGCCTGCGAGGTGCCTCGCCACGTCGCCCACGGGGCCCTGGCCGTGCCGCACGCCGGACTCCTCCAGCACCTGGCCAG ccccgagCACAAGAAAGCCACCAACAAGTTCTGGTGGGAGAACAAGGCGGAAGCCCAGCTGAAGGAGAAATTCATCGTCTCCCCGCAGGACTACGCGCG GTTCAAGAAGTCCATGATCAAGGCCCTGGACTcctatgaggagaaggaggatgaagtgATCAAGGAG ATGGCAGCCCAGATCCGGCAAGTGGAGCAGAGCCGTCAGGAGGTGGTCCGGTCCGTGTTAGAG CCTCAGGGGGCCCTGGACCCGGGAGAGGGCTGCTCCGCCCTCTGCGACTGGCCTGGGCCGGACAG GGAAGGGGCTCAGACGTCTAATGCACAGCAACCCCCGGCCCTGCTGAGCCCCCCGGAGCTCGACTGGATGGAAGCGGCGCAGCCCCTGACCTTTATCGGCCACCAG GATGTTCCAGGGAGGGGCAACGTTCACACAG GGGCCACGCCGCCCTGGCTGCAGGCCGAGGACTCTGCCCCGGCACCTTCACGGGAAATTGGACCGTCCTACGAGGAGTTTCTCAGGGAGA AAGAGAAGCGGAAAGTGAGGCAGCTTCccccggggcgggtgggggccAACTTTGACCACAGCTCCAGCACGGACGCGGGCTGGCTGCCCTCCTTCGGCCGGGTGTGGAACAATGGGCGGCGGTGGCAATCGCG CCATCAGTTCAGAGCGGAAAGCGGGGCCCGAGGCGCCCGAGCCCACAGAGTCAAGAACTGA
- the RPS25 gene encoding 40S ribosomal protein S25, with amino-acid sequence MPPKDDKKKKDAGKSAKKDKDPVNKSGGKAKKKKWSKGKVRDKLNNLVLFDKATYEKLCKEVPNYKLITPAVVSERLKIRGSLARAALQELLSKGLIKLVSKHRAQVIYTRNTKGGDAPAGGEDA; translated from the exons ATG cCGCCTAAGGACgacaagaaaaagaaagatgcCGGCAAGTCAGCCAAAAAGGACAAGGACCCCGTGAACAAGTCCGGGGGCAAAGCCAAGAAGAAG AAGTGGTCCAAGGGGAAGGTCCGTGACAAGCTGAACAACCTCGTGTTGTTCGACAAAGCCACGTACGAGAAGCTGTGCAAGGAGGTGCCCAACTACAAGCTCATCACACCCGCCGTGGTCTCGGAGAGACTGAAGATCCGTGGCTCCCTGGCCCGGGCCGCGCTGCAGGAGCTGCTCAGCaaag GCCTCATCAAGCTGGTCTCCAAACACAGAGCCCAGGTCATCTACACCAGGAACACCAAAGGTGGCGATGCCCCAGCTGGGGGTGAAGATGCATGA
- the SLC37A4 gene encoding glucose-6-phosphate exchanger SLC37A4 isoform X2: MGPPAYGPYRARIFSAMFVGYTLYYFNRKTFSFVMPALMGDIALDKDDLGLITSSQSAAYAVSKFVSGVLSDRISARWLFSSGLLLVGLVNVAFSRSSTVPVFATLWFLNGLAQGFGWPPCGKVLRKWFEPSQFGTWWAVLSTSMNLAGGLGPILVTLLAQTYSWRSTLALSGALCAAVSFLCLGLIRNEPADVGLRNLDLAPSEGEKGPSSPDSTLRELLLSPYLWVLSTGYLVVFGVKTCCTDWGQLFLIQEKGQTALVGSSYMSALEIGGLVGSVAAGYLSDRAVARVGLSLYGNPRHGLLLGMMAGMAASMYLFRVTVTAHSSKLWILVLGAIFGFSSCGPIALFGVIANESAPPNLCGTSHAVVALMANVGGFLAGLPFSTIAKHYSWDTAFRVAEVTCGVSTLAFFLLRNVRTKMGRVAKKAE; the protein is encoded by the exons atgGGCCCGCCGGCCTACGGCCCCTACCGGGCCCGGATTTTCTCGGCCATGTTCGTGGGCTACACCCTCTACTACTTCAACCGCAAGACCTTCTCCTTCGTCATGCCCGCCCTCATGGGCGACATCGCGCTGGACAAGGATGACCTGG GGCTCATCACCAGCAGCCAGTCGGCGGCCTACGCCGTCAGCAAGTTCGTGAGCGGTGTCCTGTCGGACCGGATAAGCGCCCGCTGGCTCTTCTCGTCCGGCCTGCTGTTGGTGGGGCTGGTCAACGTGGCGTTCTCCCGGAGCTCCACCGTGCCCGTCTTCGCCACCCTCTGGTTCCTCAACGGCCTGGCGCAGGGGTTCGGCTGGCCGCCCTGCGGGAAGGTGCTGCGCAAG TGGTTCGAGCCGTCGCAGTTCGGCACGTGGTGGGCCGTCCTGTCGACCAGCATGAACCTGGCGGGGGGCCTGGGCCCCATCCTGGTGACGCTCCTGGCGCAGACGTACAGCTGGCGCAGCACCCTGGCGCTGTCGGGCGCCCTGTGCGCGGCCGTCTCCTTCCTGTGCCTCGGCCTGATCCGCAACGAGCCGGCCGACGTGGGTTTGCGTAACCTCGACCTCGCCCCGTCCGAGGGCGAGAAGG GCCCCTCGAGCCCGGACAGCACCCTGAGGGAGCTGCTGCTGTCCCCCTACCTGTGGGTGCTCTCCACCGGCTACCTGGTGGTCTTCGGGGTCAAGACCTGCTGCACCGACTGGGGCCAGCTCTTCCtcatccaggagaaggggcagacCGCCCTCGTGG gcAGCTCCTACATGAGCGCGTTGGAAATCGGAGGCCTGGTGGGAAGCGTGGCGGCCGGATACCTCTCGGACCGGGCCGTGGCCAGG GTGGGACTCTCTCTGTACGGGAACCCCCGGCACGGGCTGCTGCTCGGCATGATGGCGGGAATGGCCGCCTCCATGTACCTGTTCCGCGTCACCGTCACCGCCCACTCCTCCAAG CTCTGGATCCTGGTCCTGGGCGCCATCTTCGGCTTCTCCTCCTGCGGCCCCATCGCCCTGTTCGGGGTCATCGCCAACGAGAGCGCGCCCCCCAACCTGTGCGGCACCTCCCACGCCGTCGTGGCGCTCATGGCTAACG TGGGAGGCTTCCTGGCCGGGCTGCCCTTCAGCACCATCGCCAAGCACTACAGCTGGGACACGGCCTTCCGGGTGGCCGAGGTGACCTGCGGGGTCAGCACCCTCGCTTTCTTCCTCCTCCGTAACGTCCGCACCAAGATGGGCCGGGTGGCCAAAAAGGCCGAGtga